A region from the Streptosporangium sp. NBC_01756 genome encodes:
- a CDS encoding glycosyltransferase family 2 protein yields MSSPPEKSKIILYDYERFSQLAGPLTEPEPGVPYRVRYRSMLASEPHRVRAVLLMTAALVVEFTMMGWLLLPAHWTVRPDPYNMLPWHLLAADKVMLVSIALIEIFRLVSVVSNVHAMLAARDPVPVTPERGSRVAFITTCVPGKEPLEMVRETLSAALQIRHSGVLDVWLLDEGNDPEIRELCDWLGVRHFSRKGVPEWNQPKGSFRAKTKHGNYNSWLDSHGDKYDFFVSVDTDHVPLPEFCERMLGYFRDPRVAFVVGPQVYGNYTAGVTKAAESQQFLFHSLIQRAGNLYGAPMFVGTNNAVRIRALKQIGGLYDSITEDMATGIEFHRSRDPRTGERWMSVYTPDVLAVGEGPSSWTDFFTQQLRWSRGTYETLLTQFWRAAPRLSPGRFFNYSLMVTFYPMSALNWLLAGLSATLFMAVGGSGVTVPMDVWLMLYGDAALLQIMLYTWNRRHNVSPHEPEGSSGVAGMVMSALSAPIYVASLLGAALRRPSKFVVTPKGDSASPDQIATFRIHLWWAVLFGGGLLLSVFWSGHVHLVMTLWAILALTICLGPLATWAWNNRGNR; encoded by the coding sequence ATGAGCTCGCCGCCTGAGAAGTCGAAGATCATTCTCTATGACTACGAGCGCTTCAGCCAGCTTGCCGGGCCGCTGACCGAACCGGAACCGGGTGTGCCGTACCGCGTCCGGTACCGCTCGATGCTGGCCAGCGAGCCGCACCGGGTGCGGGCGGTGCTGCTCATGACGGCCGCGCTCGTCGTGGAGTTCACCATGATGGGGTGGCTGCTGCTGCCCGCGCACTGGACGGTCCGCCCCGATCCCTACAACATGCTTCCCTGGCATCTCCTGGCCGCTGACAAGGTGATGCTCGTCTCGATCGCCCTGATCGAGATATTCCGCCTGGTCAGCGTGGTCTCCAATGTGCACGCCATGCTGGCGGCCAGGGATCCGGTCCCGGTGACGCCCGAGCGCGGCAGCCGGGTGGCCTTCATCACCACCTGCGTGCCCGGCAAGGAACCGCTGGAGATGGTCCGGGAGACCCTGTCGGCCGCCCTGCAGATCCGCCATAGCGGTGTGCTCGACGTGTGGCTGCTGGACGAGGGAAACGACCCCGAGATCCGCGAACTCTGCGACTGGCTGGGCGTCCGCCATTTCAGCCGCAAGGGCGTGCCCGAATGGAACCAGCCCAAGGGTTCCTTCCGGGCCAAGACCAAGCACGGCAACTACAACAGCTGGCTCGACTCCCACGGCGACAAGTACGACTTCTTCGTCTCCGTCGACACCGACCACGTGCCGCTGCCGGAGTTCTGTGAGCGCATGCTCGGATACTTCCGCGACCCCCGGGTGGCGTTCGTGGTCGGCCCCCAGGTCTACGGCAACTACACCGCCGGGGTCACCAAGGCCGCCGAGAGCCAGCAGTTCCTCTTCCACTCGCTGATCCAGCGCGCCGGCAACCTGTACGGGGCACCCATGTTCGTCGGCACCAACAACGCCGTGCGGATCCGGGCGCTCAAGCAGATCGGCGGCCTGTACGACTCGATCACCGAGGACATGGCAACCGGCATCGAGTTCCACCGCTCCCGCGACCCCCGGACCGGGGAGCGCTGGATGTCGGTCTACACCCCCGACGTGCTCGCCGTGGGGGAGGGCCCCTCGTCGTGGACGGACTTCTTCACCCAGCAGCTCCGCTGGAGCAGGGGCACCTACGAGACGCTGCTCACCCAGTTCTGGCGGGCCGCGCCGCGGCTGTCGCCCGGACGGTTCTTCAACTACAGCCTGATGGTGACCTTCTACCCGATGTCCGCGCTCAACTGGCTGCTGGCCGGCCTGAGCGCGACCCTCTTCATGGCGGTGGGCGGCTCCGGCGTCACCGTGCCCATGGACGTGTGGCTGATGCTGTACGGCGACGCGGCCCTGCTGCAGATCATGCTCTACACCTGGAACCGGCGGCACAACGTCAGCCCGCACGAGCCGGAGGGCTCCTCCGGGGTGGCCGGCATGGTCATGTCGGCGCTGTCGGCCCCCATCTACGTGGCGTCGCTGCTGGGAGCCGCGCTGCGGCGGCCCAGCAAGTTCGTCGTCACCCCGAAGGGGGACTCGGCCAGCCCCGACCAGATCGCCACCTTCCGCATTCACCTGTGGTGGGCCGTGCTCTTCGGCGGCGGGCTGCTGCTGAGCGTGTTCTGGAGCGGGCACGTCCACCTGGTCATGACCCTCTGGGCGATCCTCGCCCTCACGATCTGCCTGGGTCCGCTGGCGACCTGGGCATGGAACAACCGAGGTAACCGTTGA
- a CDS encoding galactose oxidase-like domain-containing protein, whose product MSRLRKNLIAGAVVAAIVGVNMPAVAGFAAREWHSYQINRDDYKARYGSWSFLDVPDEFKVNAIHAALLRTGKVLIVAGSGNNAANFAKGTFKTVLWDPTKPGQAGEFKTIDTPVDFFCAGHVLLPNGNLLIAGGTLRFEVLKNKVKRAGGALTIKNESPHLTRQLHPGTLLSAPNGKLYRTTAHITVPPAKKTETGVPGKVRIKPSETKVFAESVIEGAPGLFASPGGRYVKYEIQGLTGREKKNLYAMGASMTLEKQDYQGIRDAYEFDPIAERYLKVQDMSEGRWYPTMTTLPDGKVMTVSGLDTVGQITRDNEIYDPATRTWEPGPKRFFPSYPALFLLANDTLFFSGMNAGYGPGQLALRPPGIWDYRHDTDRLVKSPGGIGGLAPDEMEAFTPVPGLPESELNETGASVMLPPAQDQRIMVMGGGPVGERQPGLPNATDRTAIIDLKQPAPRYVRGPDLSDPVRYPSAVLLPDDTVLSFNGSSDYRGRGNSDVLRAEVYRPQSNSFHEAAAPAVGRNYHSEGLLLPDGRVLSMGSDPLFADEANTIPGSFEQRIEIYTPTYLHNGEKQPIITDGRRMLTLGSRAGFKTADAERIKEVRLMRPSAVTHVTDVEQRSIKVAFTRVPTGIVVTVPTNPALVPPGWYMLFGVTEKGTPSPARWVHIEGAR is encoded by the coding sequence TTGAGCCGTCTACGGAAGAACCTGATCGCCGGAGCGGTGGTGGCCGCGATCGTCGGGGTCAACATGCCGGCTGTCGCCGGCTTCGCCGCCAGGGAGTGGCACAGCTACCAGATCAACCGGGATGACTACAAGGCCCGTTACGGGTCCTGGAGCTTCCTCGACGTCCCCGACGAGTTCAAGGTCAACGCCATCCACGCGGCGCTGCTGCGCACCGGCAAGGTGCTCATCGTCGCCGGCTCCGGCAACAACGCCGCCAACTTCGCCAAGGGCACCTTCAAGACCGTTCTGTGGGACCCGACCAAGCCGGGTCAGGCCGGCGAGTTCAAGACGATCGACACCCCCGTCGACTTCTTCTGCGCCGGGCACGTGCTCCTGCCCAACGGCAACCTCCTCATCGCCGGTGGCACGCTCCGTTTCGAGGTGCTCAAGAACAAGGTGAAAAGGGCGGGAGGGGCCCTGACGATCAAGAACGAGAGCCCCCACCTCACCCGGCAACTGCACCCCGGCACCCTGCTGTCGGCCCCCAACGGGAAGCTCTACCGCACCACCGCCCACATCACGGTGCCTCCCGCCAAGAAGACCGAGACCGGCGTGCCGGGCAAGGTCCGGATCAAGCCCAGCGAGACGAAGGTCTTCGCCGAGTCCGTGATCGAGGGCGCTCCCGGCCTCTTCGCCTCACCCGGCGGCCGCTACGTCAAATACGAGATCCAGGGGCTGACCGGCAGGGAGAAGAAGAACCTCTACGCCATGGGCGCGAGCATGACGCTCGAGAAGCAGGACTACCAGGGCATCAGGGACGCCTACGAGTTCGATCCGATCGCCGAGCGTTACCTCAAGGTCCAGGACATGTCCGAGGGACGCTGGTACCCGACGATGACCACGCTGCCCGACGGCAAGGTGATGACGGTCTCCGGTCTGGACACGGTGGGGCAGATCACCAGGGACAACGAGATCTACGACCCGGCGACCAGGACCTGGGAACCCGGCCCCAAACGGTTCTTCCCCAGCTACCCGGCGCTGTTCCTGCTGGCGAACGACACCCTGTTCTTCTCCGGGATGAACGCCGGGTACGGCCCGGGGCAGCTCGCGCTCCGGCCTCCCGGCATCTGGGACTACCGCCACGACACCGACCGCCTGGTGAAGTCCCCCGGCGGCATCGGCGGCCTGGCGCCCGACGAGATGGAGGCGTTCACCCCGGTCCCCGGTCTGCCCGAGTCCGAGCTCAACGAGACCGGGGCCTCGGTGATGCTGCCCCCCGCGCAGGACCAGCGGATCATGGTGATGGGCGGCGGCCCGGTCGGGGAGCGCCAGCCGGGCCTGCCGAACGCCACCGACCGGACCGCCATCATCGACCTCAAGCAGCCCGCACCCCGTTACGTCCGCGGCCCGGACCTCTCCGACCCGGTGCGCTACCCGTCGGCGGTGCTGCTGCCCGACGACACGGTGCTCTCCTTCAACGGATCCAGCGACTACCGGGGCCGGGGCAACAGCGACGTCCTGCGCGCCGAGGTCTACCGCCCGCAGAGCAACAGCTTCCACGAGGCGGCGGCGCCCGCGGTGGGCCGCAACTACCACTCCGAGGGCCTGTTGCTGCCCGACGGCCGGGTGCTCAGCATGGGTTCCGACCCGCTCTTCGCCGACGAGGCGAACACGATCCCCGGCTCGTTCGAACAACGGATAGAGATCTACACCCCGACCTACCTGCACAACGGCGAGAAGCAGCCGATCATCACCGACGGGCGGCGGATGCTGACCCTGGGCTCCAGAGCCGGTTTCAAGACCGCCGACGCCGAGCGCATCAAGGAGGTCCGGCTGATGCGGCCGAGCGCGGTCACCCACGTCACGGACGTGGAGCAGCGCTCGATCAAGGTCGCGTTCACCCGGGTGCCCACCGGTATCGTCGTGACGGTCCCGACCAATCCCGCTCTGGTGCCGCCCGGCTGGTACATGCTGTTCGGCGTCACGGAGAAAGGAACCCCGTCCCCGGCCCGCTGGGTCCACATCGAAGGAGCTCGATGA